The Amycolatopsis mongoliensis genome includes a window with the following:
- a CDS encoding GNAT family N-acetyltransferase: MPVPLETARLILRPWAASDAGALSALHAERGNGTPPVEHTRELIAKQLAATAKTGIALLPVLRRDEGDFIGYCGLIIGRCTAEEPEIAYELFRRAHGRGYATEAAGAVLEAAKATGRKRLWSTVGAGNTASLRVLEKLGFARDHVSTEHNGEVVWLTRSLL, translated from the coding sequence ATGCCGGTCCCCCTCGAGACCGCGCGGCTGATCCTGCGACCGTGGGCCGCATCGGACGCCGGTGCGCTCAGCGCCCTGCACGCCGAGCGCGGGAACGGGACGCCCCCGGTCGAGCACACCCGGGAACTCATCGCGAAGCAGCTCGCCGCGACGGCGAAAACCGGGATCGCGCTGCTGCCCGTCCTGCGCCGGGACGAAGGCGACTTCATCGGCTATTGCGGGTTGATCATCGGCCGGTGCACCGCCGAAGAGCCCGAGATCGCGTACGAGCTGTTCCGGCGCGCGCACGGGCGCGGCTACGCCACCGAGGCGGCCGGCGCGGTGCTCGAGGCCGCGAAAGCGACCGGCCGGAAACGGCTCTGGTCGACCGTCGGGGCGGGGAACACAGCGTCGCTCCGCGTCCTCGAGAAGCTCGGGTTCGCACGGGATCACGTCTCCACGGAACACAACGGCGAGGTCGTCTGGCTCACCCGTTCGCTGCTATGA
- a CDS encoding VOC family protein, with protein sequence MERVLGIGGYFIRAADPAALGAWYRDALGLGADEHGSWQQEPGPTVFAPFEAGTDYFGSRSQQTMLNFRVRDLDAMLAQLREKGAEVAEETQDMAGVGRFGWVTDPEGNRVELWQPA encoded by the coding sequence ATGGAACGCGTGCTCGGCATCGGGGGGTACTTCATCCGCGCGGCGGACCCGGCGGCACTGGGTGCCTGGTACCGGGACGCCCTCGGCCTCGGCGCCGACGAGCACGGCTCGTGGCAGCAGGAGCCGGGGCCCACGGTCTTCGCGCCGTTCGAGGCCGGGACGGACTACTTCGGCTCCCGCTCCCAGCAGACCATGCTCAACTTCCGGGTCCGCGACCTCGACGCCATGCTCGCCCAGCTCCGCGAGAAGGGCGCCGAGGTGGCCGAGGAGACCCAGGACATGGCCGGCGTCGGCCGGTTCGGCTGGGTCACCGACCCCGAAGGCAACCGCGTCGAACTCTGGCAGCCGGCCTAG
- a CDS encoding glycoside hydrolase family 25 domain-containing protein, which produces MRTMYDAVTAANIPAGAEMVAGYIDKIKLEPWSAADWARFPSAVKVTIVKKASTNDGHVLDVEPGDATPGEAPGWVRMRRAAGADPTVYCNLSTWPAVRSAFSSAGVAEPHYWIAHYNGDPTIPDGAVAKQYRGNVAPGYDVSSVVDYWPGVDGNRSVSTGVEIMERITVTPPNADQNVVRVFLSGSPGAAVIIRPRLGGDGYSEAMWVGDIYAWGSDHQGVGHNPTQVAGYDNKLTSHRRYDLPGALWADINYSAASPFEIDIVG; this is translated from the coding sequence GTGCGCACGATGTACGACGCGGTCACGGCCGCGAACATCCCCGCCGGCGCGGAGATGGTCGCGGGATACATCGACAAGATCAAACTCGAACCCTGGTCGGCCGCCGACTGGGCGCGCTTCCCCAGCGCGGTCAAGGTCACCATCGTCAAGAAAGCGAGCACGAACGACGGCCACGTCCTGGACGTCGAACCCGGCGACGCCACGCCGGGCGAGGCCCCGGGCTGGGTCCGGATGCGCCGCGCGGCCGGCGCGGACCCCACGGTCTACTGCAACCTCTCGACCTGGCCGGCGGTGCGGTCGGCGTTCTCGTCGGCAGGCGTCGCCGAGCCGCACTACTGGATCGCGCACTACAACGGCGATCCCACCATCCCCGACGGTGCGGTCGCCAAGCAGTACCGCGGGAACGTCGCCCCCGGCTACGACGTCTCGTCCGTCGTCGACTACTGGCCCGGAGTGGACGGAAACCGATCCGTCTCGACTGGAGTGGAGATCATGGAGCGCATCACCGTCACCCCGCCGAACGCCGACCAGAACGTGGTGCGGGTGTTCCTGTCCGGCAGCCCCGGCGCGGCGGTCATCATCCGGCCGCGGCTCGGCGGTGACGGCTACTCGGAGGCGATGTGGGTCGGCGACATCTACGCCTGGGGCAGCGACCACCAGGGCGTCGGCCACAACCCCACGCAGGTCGCCGGCTACGACAACAAGCTGACGTCCCACCGGCGCTACGACCTGCCGGGTGCACTGTGGGCCGACATCAACTACAGCGCGGCCAGCCCGTTCGAGATCGACATCGTCGGGTAG
- a CDS encoding substrate-binding and VWA domain-containing protein: MAAHPARARRIDARVVVLSVLLVVALLAWFGVDYLRDRLASGGCDTTTPVRITAAPDVAPVLTALARSVPEPDCYTVEVTASASAATAAALEANGANGPDVWVPESSSWLLQARDGGAWNLPESGQSVASSPVVLALTDEVAKQAGWPGKSLSWSDVLAGSPVGLPDPSRDPAGIAALIGLQQLTKDAPDPAAAFTEEIRKVSAVKEPFTASPASEQSVLARKLVAAYPAVGVPSFDYPYVVLPRASEASRSAAERFLRLVLDQTATKTFADAGFRTPAGQLLGDRPRDTRTNAAPRPAGPPAADAMYGVLQAWAGANLSARVQVLLDVSGSMAATVPGTGRSRMALTLEAATQGLGLFKPTTEIGLWLFSTRLDGDKDYKELLPMRSISEQLAGGGVATLQAVKPKPGGATGLYDSILAAYQNARQNWQLGRINVVVVLTDGRNEDSDSVGLPGLLAELGRLQDPRKPLPVIGIGIGPDIDASELKQVSAATGGESFTTPDPRKISDVFYQALSTLMCQPPACKK; the protein is encoded by the coding sequence ATGGCGGCACACCCGGCGCGGGCGCGGCGCATCGACGCGCGGGTCGTCGTCCTGAGCGTGCTGCTCGTGGTCGCCCTGCTCGCCTGGTTCGGCGTCGACTACCTGCGCGACCGCCTCGCCTCGGGGGGCTGCGACACCACGACCCCGGTCCGCATCACGGCGGCGCCGGACGTCGCGCCGGTGCTCACCGCGCTGGCCCGGTCCGTGCCGGAGCCGGACTGCTACACGGTCGAGGTCACGGCGTCCGCGTCGGCGGCCACCGCGGCGGCGCTGGAAGCCAACGGCGCGAACGGCCCCGACGTCTGGGTGCCGGAGTCGAGCAGCTGGCTGCTGCAGGCCCGTGACGGCGGTGCGTGGAACCTGCCCGAATCCGGCCAGTCGGTGGCGAGCTCGCCGGTCGTGCTGGCCCTGACCGACGAGGTCGCCAAGCAGGCCGGCTGGCCGGGTAAGTCACTGTCGTGGTCGGACGTCCTCGCGGGAAGCCCGGTCGGGTTGCCCGACCCGAGCCGCGACCCGGCCGGCATCGCCGCGCTGATCGGCCTGCAGCAGCTGACCAAGGACGCGCCCGACCCCGCCGCGGCGTTCACCGAGGAGATCCGCAAGGTGTCCGCGGTGAAGGAGCCGTTCACGGCGTCGCCGGCGTCGGAGCAGTCCGTGCTGGCGCGCAAGCTCGTCGCCGCGTACCCGGCGGTGGGTGTGCCGAGCTTCGACTACCCGTACGTCGTGCTGCCGCGCGCGTCGGAGGCTTCACGGTCGGCGGCCGAGCGGTTCCTGCGGCTGGTGCTCGACCAGACCGCCACGAAGACGTTCGCCGACGCCGGCTTCCGGACGCCGGCCGGGCAGCTGCTCGGCGACCGGCCGCGCGACACCCGGACGAACGCCGCGCCGCGCCCGGCCGGGCCGCCCGCGGCGGACGCGATGTACGGCGTGCTGCAGGCGTGGGCCGGGGCCAACCTCAGCGCCCGCGTCCAGGTGCTGCTCGACGTGTCGGGCTCGATGGCCGCCACCGTCCCCGGTACCGGCCGCAGCCGCATGGCGCTCACCCTGGAAGCCGCGACGCAGGGCCTCGGGCTGTTCAAGCCGACGACGGAGATCGGCCTGTGGCTGTTTTCGACCCGGCTCGACGGCGACAAGGACTACAAGGAACTGCTGCCGATGCGGTCCATCTCGGAACAGCTCGCCGGGGGCGGGGTGGCGACGCTGCAGGCGGTCAAGCCGAAGCCCGGCGGGGCGACCGGGCTGTACGACTCGATCCTCGCCGCGTACCAGAACGCGCGCCAGAACTGGCAGCTCGGCCGGATCAACGTCGTCGTCGTGCTCACCGACGGCCGCAACGAGGACAGCGACTCCGTCGGGCTGCCCGGCCTGCTCGCGGAGCTGGGCCGGCTGCAGGACCCGCGGAAACCGTTGCCGGTGATCGGGATCGGCATCGGCCCGGACATCGACGCGAGCGAGCTGAAGCAGGTTTCGGCGGCCACCGGGGGCGAGTCGTTCACCACGCCGGACCCGCGCAAGATCTCCGACGTCTTCTACCAGGCGCTGAGCACGCTCATGTGCCAGCCGCCGGCCTGCAAGAAGTGA